The DNA window CTCGGATGGCAGATCCGAGGAGCGATGGTGGGTCCATTCCAGGACGCCGCCTTCGCGTTGCCTATCTCTACTGTTAATAATCCCGTGTACACAGATCCCCCGATCAAGACCAAGTTTGGCTACCACATCATCATGGTGGAGGGAAAGAAATGAACCTTGATTTTATAAATCGAATTTTAATGTGCTACGGATTTTGTCTCTTTTCATTTGTGGGTTCCCGAAATCGTGCGCTAATCACTTCTTGCCCGCATCCTCCTTCAATCCCACGGTGCGGTTGAACACTATGTGGTTCGCGCTGGTATCTGGATCTACGGAGAAGAAGCCAATCCTCTCGAACTGGAACTTGTCGTAGACCTTGGCCTGGTTTAGGGCCCGATCCGCGAATGCCACCACCACCGATATGGACTGCTCACTGATGTCGCTTAGGAAGCCGCCGGGTACCTCGTTGGGATCCTCTGGATTCTTGTGCTTGAAGAGCTGCTCGTACAGACGCACTTCCAGCTGTATCGGCTGCGATACCCACTGGACAAAAGCCTTGGGCTTCTCGGCCTGCTCGGCAGGTTGGCTGGTGCAGATGAGTTCCACCACCTGTCCAGTCGCCGGATCCTTTACTATCTCATCCACGCTGATTACGAGACCCGCGTGTCGGAGACCCACAGATTGCTTAGGTGCCAGACGACGGTATCCCTTTTCGGGCTCCAACTTGAAGTCTCCCTGCTCAATATAGATCACCTTGTCCAGGGTGATCTTATGAGTCCCTTGCTGCGGGTTCTGCGGGAAATCAGGCACTTCTAGCTGCGCGGGCGCGTCATGAGGGAAGTTCTTTATGGTAACTTTGAGAGGTTCCAGGACAACCAACCGACGGGGAGCTGTAACATTAAGCACATCCCGCACGGCTGCTTCCAACATGGCGGGGTCGACGGCGATCTGGGCACCCGTTACGCCCATTTGGGCGCAGAAGTTGTTGATGGCATCCGCTGGGAAGCCTCTACGTCTCAGAGCCGTCAGAGTAAACAGCCTGGGATCGTCCCAGTCGTGGACAATCTGCTCCGTGATCAGCTTTGCAATCTTGCGCTTTGACACAAGTGCGTAGTTCATGTTTAGTCTACCGTACTCCCACTGCACCGGGCAGTAGATACCCAGAGCGTTGCACAGCCAGTAGTAGGAGGATCGTCTCGACTGGAACTCCTTGGTGCACAGTGAGTGGGTGATATCCTCGAGAGAGTCGCAAAGGCAATGAGTGTAATCGTAAGTGGGGTAAATGCACCAGTCAGAGCCCGTACGGTGGTGAGAGATAAACTTAATGCGATACGCCACAGGGTCCATCTTGCCCTCCTCTAGGGTGACCTTCATGCGCAGTGTGGCCGCTCCCTCGTCGATCTTTCCACGTTTCATGTCTTCAAACAGACGCAGTGACTCCTCAATGGGACGCTCCCTCCAAGGACTGGGCTTCGGATTGAAGCCCTTCAGTTCCTCCGCCTTCTGGTGACACACGTAGGCCAATCCTTTGTTAATCAGCACAACAGCCCACTCGTACAGCTGCTGAAAGTTGTCCGAGGAGTAGGTGATCTTGAATGGTTTGTAGCCCAGCCATTCCACCACCTCCTTAATGGCCAAAAAGAacttctcctcctccttctcggGATTGGTGTCGTCGTAGCGCAAGTAACAGACTCCATCGTGGGCAGCCGCGTATCCAAAGTTAATGTTAATAGCCTTTGCGTGACCGATGTGCAGGATGCCATTCGGCTCTGGCGGGAATCGCGTGTGCACTTTGCCTCCAGTCCTCGCCAGGTGCTCCTTCAGTAGCCGCTCCGTGTGCTCGGTGACCACGTAGCCATCTGCCTTGAAGTTCTCGCCGGGAGCATGGAAGTGTACCTTGGTTTTCATGAGTTCCGAAATGGTGGTGGCTCCATCAGATGCAGCTTCAGCCGTTTGAGCGGCAGGAGTTACTTCCGCTTTCGGTTTTGCAGCCTTCGGCTTATCGTTTGCTTTTGTCGGAGGTTTTAAGTCTGCTTCTGTTTTAGGACCCAACAGATCGAAGATCTCCACATCGATAACCGCCTTCACGGACTTGGCATCCGCCCACTTCAGGTCTCCCCGGACATCCTGCAGGATTTTGAATGAGTTAAAATGGTAGCGTTGCTCCAACAAGGCCTCCTTGTAGCTGGCCTTGATCTTGGCCTGCACAGTGCGCTCGATTTGCTCCGGAGTGACCACCACTCCAACGCCGCACTCCTTCTCAAGCGCCTGCACATCTATGTTGGCATTCAGGCTCTGACCACATTTGAGCAGGTACTCCAGGGCGGCATCAATACGCTGAGTGTTGTCCAGCTTGTGCTCCACTATGTAGCGCACCAGAAGAGGCAGATGGTCCGCAGTCTGCGGCTTCAGCTTGGTAGCAATGTGGTAGATCAGCATACCAGTGCCGTCGGATAGGGTGGCGCCTCCCGCCGCCGCCAGCGCCAGCTGGAGATTCTTTGTCACGTTGGCATTCTTCAAAGTTTCCTTCGCCTTTTGCTCGCTCATGCCGAGCACCTGGAATTTCGCAATCAGATCATCTCCAGCCATTTCCCCGTTTTTGTCTCTTCCTGATGACGATGTGCAGGTCAGTGTGACCGTTCGGGACCGGGATGTAAAACACCAGTTGCATTACAGTGTTCGGTAGTTGGAAAATGATAAAATTATAAGCGATACTTCTGCTACAATCGACATATCGATTTCTCCCTACCTATCGTGCCTGCACGTGTGAAACGAAAACATTGCTAAATGCGTTGTTAAACTGCCAAAATAGAACGAAAATGGGTAAATTAAACGTGACAGTGCTGCGATATCTCACTAAGGAGGACTTCCGCGTCCTCACCGCCATCGAGATGGGCATGAAGAACCACGAGCTGGTTCCCGGTCCCCTAGCTGCTGCCATTGCGAATCTGAAGTCGGGTGGAGTCCACAAGCTGCTCAAGGAGCTGTGCAAGCACAAGCTGTTGGCCTACGAACGGGGAAAGAAATGTATGTATGGCTGCAGATTTAAGTAATATTAGTCATTAACAATTATTGGCCTACAGATGATGGCTACCGCTTGACAAACACGGGCTATGACTACCTGGCTCTGAAGTCTCTCACACTGCGGGGATCGGTCAGTTCTTTTGGCAACCAGATTGGAATTGGCAAGGAGTCCAACATCTACGTGGTGGCTGATGAGGAGGGCACTCCAATTTGCCTCAAACTACACCGATTGGGTCGAACTTGTTTCAGGAATGTGAAAGCCAAAAGAGACTACCACGGTCGCCGGCACAAGGCCTCCTGGTTGTACTTATCTCGCATCTCGGCCACCCGCGAGTTTGCCTACATGTCGGCACTCTATGATCGTGGATTTCCAGTGCCGAAACCCATTGATTTCAACCGCCACTGCGTCTTAATGGACCTCGTCCAGGGCTGGCCCATGTAAGCTAGTTACTTTTATAATTATTCATATCTtttgaatataatttttataggACGCAAGTTCACGAACTTCTAGACGCTCCACAAGTTTACGATGATCTTATGAACCTAATTGTGCGTCTGGGAAATTCTGGAGTTATTCATGGCGATTTTAATGAGTTTAATTTAATGGTGACAGACGCCGGCAAGCCCATACTGATTGATTTCCCTCAGATGATGTCCACCTCGCATGAAAATGCAGAATTGTAAGCTTTCGTTTTTATAGCATTCAAGCattaatagaaaaatattttttagtttcttcgaACGCGATGTTAACTGCGTGCGTGAAATGTTCCGTCGCAAATTTGGTtacgaaagcgaagactacccCAAGTTCAGCGACCTGGTGCGTGAGGATGATTTGGATGCCGAGGTACACTGCACAGGCTATGGCTTTACTAAGGAGATGGAGCAGGATCTTCTTGAGGAATACGGCATGGTGGAGCAAGCAGATGAGGAGGATGAGGGAGAGGATTTGGAAGAGGAGGATGAGCCTCCCACCTTGGTAACCGCAGCAGCTGTAGAGATTGATGAGTGCCGACGCCAGGTGGAGAACGAGGTCATTTATAGCGAAGCCAAGCCCACTCAGAAGTCGGATGACGCAGTGCGTCGGTACATTGAATCGTGTACGCAATATCTGGGTAATCTCAGCGTAGGTCCGGAAGTTCCCGATCAAACCATGCCCAAAAAGTTGGACATGGCCCTACCGGTTAAAACTCCAGACGTTATTCCATTCGAAGCTGGAAATCCGGCAGGAAATACTGTTGAAGAAGACGTCAAGTCCATCAGTTCCAATGATTTAGATACGGATGAAGTTCCCGAGCTAGTTGGCCTGGATCCTAACTCGCGCATGTATCGTCTCAAAATGGTCGAGCAAATGCTAAATGATGCGAGAAGTCAACGCTCCTATTCTACCACAACCAGCACAATAGCTCCGTCTGTGATTACCGACAGGATACGACGGAACATGGACATTAAGGAAAAGCGGGAGCAGCGAAAGAAGTGTGTGGCCAAGGGAGAGGCTAGTGCTGTGCATCGTCATCGCAAGGAGAACAAGGATGTGGTTAAGGAGTATGCTGGCTGGGACTTCTAGATCATGTTAatctattaaataaaaatagtgatatgtatatttaaaattaaaacatttcatcAAGACATCGCAAATTGTGTTCTAACTAGGTAATTTTGTCATCATCTGGACTTTTCCCAATTACCCAGTTTTTATACGCAAGACTAGACTTATCTAGTGTAATCCCTAGGTAAATAAAAGTCGCCTTTATTCCGTCGTGCAGTGTATTGTAAATAAGAGCGTTTTCATGAGTCGGCAAAGTGATAATACGTTTTATAATAATGAGATGgctatacaaatatataaaagtaaCTGGGAAAcgaaaaatatattcaaattgATTATAACTTACtttatgttattaattttctatATAGGGTATTTAACTTAGTCGGAGCGAGATGACCTTCAGGCTATCGTTGCTATCATCGCTCACAGCTGTTCAACATATAAAAGCTAATCTCTAACGAAATGATAACACAAACGTGTTGTTCGAGTAACAGTTCAGATCGCAAAATGCATAAGGAGAAGTCTGCGTGGTTACTTCAAATCGGATTCCTTGAAGCTGgataaattgtaaattaagcCTGCCCATGATGCCAGCATGATGACTCGCATCCGTGTGGAGTACACCACGGAAGAATCGGAGGTAAAACAGGCCACCAAATTCCTGATAAAGACCATCTTCGCCGAAAGGAATCCGGTTTCCCATGTTTTCATCAGATACGGCATTTACACTCGCGAAATGGACATGTACCAGCGGATTCTGCCCAAGATAGCGAATCTGGTGAAGAGGGATCCTCGGCGAATATCTGCCGGCACTGTATACGTCGACAAGGATACGGACTCCATTATTTTCGAGGACCTCGCGTTAGAGCATTGCAAAGTGGCCTGCAGGCTACAGAAATTGGAtctggcacacacacatctCGTGCTGGAAAAGCTGGCCAACTTTCATGCCGCTGGAGCAGCTCTGGCCGAGAGAGAACTTGGCATCTTTAAGGATAACTATGATCGTGGATTCTATAACAGGCATACCCGGGGCTACGAGCcgattatgaagaatttacttAAGACCCTGTCCCGTTCCCTTAACTTAGACGAGCAGCTGCGTCAACGATACCAGGCGAAGATTGACCGACTTGTTGATCGCATAATGGTCTACGGTGAGCGGTCGACCACCAATAATCCTGGCGATTTTTTGACCCTCAATCACGGAGATCTGTGGACCACCAATATTATGTTCCAGTACGATGCAAAGGTACATCCCATCAATGCTGCCTTCATTGATTTCCAGTTCAGCGTGTGGAATTCACCAGCCGTCGATCTTCACTACTTCTTCTCCACTTCCATCCATGACGAGCTCCGCCTAAACAATCAACCAGAGCTGGTCCAGTTCTACTACTACAAACTGAAGGATGCACTGAAAAATGTGAAGTATGCCGGCTGCATTCCGAATTTGTTCGAATTTCAACAACAGTTCCGAGCTAGAGCTTTCTATGGTGggttttatattatatttatataattatatatatttaagatcTGATACAAATCTACTCTGTTTTACAGCTGTGTTTgcttctttaatttttgaaccCTTTATGGTGTATGATGGAAAAGAGAAGGTTTCCCTGGGCCACATCATTTCGGAGGGCAAAGGTGGTATGAGATTATAAGACGATGTGTTTCAGCAGCAGTCCGTCAGGCTAAATCTTCACCATACACTTCCGTATCTTGATCAGTGGGGATTGCTGGATGATATGTAAAAAACAAACGATTACGTTACATAAATAAGCTTAGGACCCTTAGCTAGAGGGATTAGTGTAGTTAGTCGTAATAAAGATGATAAAACTGGGAAAATTATCGCAAACTATCTTCACTACTCAAACTATAGCGCTAACGTTGTGATCCATAATGTCTGAAAAAAATCTGAAATAAAATCTCTACAGTTGAAGAAAATAGAGACTCAGCCGGCGACAGCCAAAGGGGACAACTACGCGAGTGTAATGACCCGCATTAATCTGAAGTATACCACAAAGGATTCAAAGGACACTCAGAACGCTACTTTCCTATTGAAAACAACCTTTGCCTCCAAAGATCCGGCAGCCAATATACTGGCCGGCTACGGGGTTTCCATCAGAGAAATGGAGATGTACCAACAGATTCTGCCCCACCTGGCCAGAATGGTGAGGGGTGAGATGGAGGATTCCCGGAAGATGTTCGCTGCTACCGTCGATGTGGATCGAGAGCGGGACTCAATCCTTTTTGAGGACCTGACGTTGGAGGATTACAAAGTCGCTTGCCGTCTAAAAAAATTGGATTTGGAGCACACACATCTGGTCCTGGAAAAACTGGCTGAATTCCATGCAGCTGCGGCAGTTCTTGCCGAGCGAAAGCCAGGAATCTTTGAGAATAACGACGATCGAGGATTCTTTAACAAACATTTTCGAGGCTTTCAGCCAATCTTTAGGAACCTACTACAGGCTCTATCTCGCTCCCTAGAGCTGAATTTGGATCTAAAAAATCGTTATCAGAGGAAGATAGACCGGCTAGTGGATACTATAATGGATTACGGCGATCGATCGACGTCGACCAATCCAGGAGATTTCATAACTCTAGCCCATGCGGATCTTTGGACAACAAATGTGATGTTTCAGTACGACAAACAGGGTCATCCCATCAATGCCGTCTTAATTGATTTTCAGTTCAGTGTGTGGAACTCTCCGGCCATCGATCTGCACTACTTCTTCTCCACTTCGATCCAGGACCATCTTCGCTGGAAACATCAGCCTGAATTGGTCCAGTTTTATTACTACCGGCTGGTGGAATCCCTGAAGAAGCTAAAGTATTCGCGTCGTATTCCGAgtttatttgaatttcaacTGCAGTTTAGGGCTAGATCTTTCTATTGTAAGTGTATGCAAGTtatagtaaaaataaatattaatttaaaaaattctttTAGCTGTTTTCTGCTCGCTGATTTCCGAGCCCTGCATGCTTTACACCGGAACTGAGGAAGCGTCCATTGCTCAAGGATTGTCCACTGCCGCCAGTGGAGTACGGTTCAGAGATTCTGTGTATCATGCTGACCACATCCGAGAAAAAATGGTACTCACTCTGCCGTTTCTGGATCAGCAGGGGCTGCTAGACGATATGtgaagttttattttttactctTATAAGTTAGTCTAGCTAGTTAGCCTAGCTGAACAACAGACGCTTTTCTATGATCATTCACACAGAGCAAAGCCCTATCTTAATAAATTTACTCAAATGTGCTGTCGCCTATCTTTTCAATTGACAGCAATTAAGGAGCTTACGACTCATGAGATACGCCCAGTGTCATCTCATCTAATCATGAGCATCTCGTGGATAAAAGCCATTCACCTTTGACAAAAGCTAGTAGAATTTACACATTATGCCGGAGAAAACGACCCACAAGGCGCCAGCGTGGCTGACTGAGGAGTACGTGGAGAAAAAGTTAGGAGTCTAATTCAAGAATGACACCCTGAATCTGAAGAAACTGACGATCAAGCGAGCGATCAAGATAGCGAATGGAGAGAACTACGCCAGCGTAATGAACCGCATCAATGTGGAGTACACTACGAAGGATTCAAAGGATAACCAGTCCGCAACCTTTCTTCTTAAGACGACCTTCGCCGACAAAGACCCGGCGGCCCATCTGCTCATTAACTTGGCATCTACACCAGGGAGATCGACATGTACGAGCAGATACTGCCCCGATTGGCGGATATAGTGAAGAATGAGCTCCACGATTCTCGGAAGTTGTTTGCAGCTACTGTGGGTGTAGATCGTGAGCGGGACTCGATTATGTTCGAGGACCTTTCGCTGGAGAGATATAAGGTTGCGTGCAGGGTGAAGAAACTGGATCTGGAGCACACTTATCTGGTTCTCGAGAAACTGGCGGATTTCCATGCAGCGGGGGCAGCTCTGGCTCAGCGGCAACCCGGAATCTTTGAAAAGAACTACGACCGTGGATTCTTTAACAAACATATACGAGGCTACGAGCCAATCATGAATAATATCCTTAAAGCCGTGTCGCGCGCCCTCGAGTTGACTCCGGATCTAAAGGAGCGATACCAGGCGAAGATCGACAAGTTAATTGATAATGTAATGGACTACGGCGAGAGATCGGTAACTGTCGCTCCCGGCGATTTTGTGACTCTGGCCCATGGAGATATTTGGACAACCAATGTCATGTTCCAGTACGATGACGAAGGTCATCCAGTTAATGCCATCTTCATCGATTTCCAGTTCAGCGTTTGGAATTCTCCGGCCATCGATCTGCACTACTTTTTCTCAACCTCGATCCACGAAAATATTCGTCTGGAGCGTCAGACCGAGCTGGTCCAGTTCTACTTCAATAAGCTAGTGGAGGCTCTAGGAAGGGTGAAATATTCGGGTAAGGTTCCCAGTTTATTTGAGTTCCAACAACAGTTTCGGGCCAAAGGTTTTTATGGTGAGTTTCCgcagtaaatataaaattttttaaaatgtttaattcaTTATTATACTCAGCTGTGTTTGCGTCGTTGATTTTCGAGCCCACCATGGTCTACAATGGTAAGGAGGGGCCGTCAGTTGAGCTGTTGTTCATGACCAGCGATGAGAAGGGAGTGCGAATAAGGGATGCACTGTATCAGACGGAGGAGAACCTAAAGAAGTTGCACCTGACTCTGCCGTTCCTTGATCAACTGGGCTTACTAGACGAAATGTAAGAAAATGCTCCAcccaataaataaatgctcCTTATCAGTTAAAGtcaattaatcaaattatCAGCTGCTATCTACCGAGAAATTGAGCTTAAAATAGTTTCGTTATTTTTAGGAATTTATTGTTTAGAAATATCTAGTAGCTCGCTGGCATCAAATTGATATGTAATAAGCTCAATGACGATTTCTAATAGCTAATTCAAATGGTTTAATTGAAAGATAACAGGAATGTCAGATAAGTGAGATAGAATGATAGATAAGTCTTGAATAAAAGCGGAACCCCACCGATGAAAAATCCGCAGTGTCGATCAACCCGCGATTCGGTCAGTATCATGTCCCAGGAAAGCAATAGAAACACACAAGTGGTGCCCGCTTTGCTCACTCGCGACTATGTGGAGCAGAAGCTGCGTTCCTATTTCAAGAATGACACCCTCCGCCTGATGAACCTGGACATCAAGCTGGCCCTTGGCAACGCGGAGAACTACTCCAGCGTGATAACGCGCATCTATGTGGAATATACGACGAATAAGTCAAAGGATAAACAATCCACCAGATTCCTGGTGAAAGAGAGTTTCGCCGACGCAGGTCCGGCGGCGCAGGTTCTCCTGAGCTACGGAGTGTACAACAGGGAATTGGACCTGTATGAGCGAATCCTGCCCCAGATGGCGGATGTGGTGCGGACTGAGCTGGCAGACTCCCGGAAACTATTTGCCGGCACTGTTTATGTTGATCGGAAACGGGCCTCGATTATCTTCGAGGATATGTCGCTGGAGAATTACAGAGTGGCCGATCGGCTCAAGAAACTGGATTTGGAGCACACGCATCGAAAAGCTGGCCAATTTCCATGCAGCCGGAGCAGCCTTGGCCGAGCGACAGCCTGGAATCTTTGCGAAGAATTTCGATGTTCCAATACGACGACGCAGGGCATCCCATAAATACCATCTTTATTGACTTTCAGTTCAGTGCTTGGAACTCGCCGGCCATCGATCTGCACTACTTCTTTTCAACGGCCTTGCAGGCCGATATTCGACTGAAGAAACAGCCAGAGCTGATCCAGTTCTACTATTACAAACTGAAGGCTGCTTTAAAGAAAGTCCAGTATTCCGGAAATGTGCCGAGCCTATTCGTCttccatcagcagttccgGAACAGATCCTTCTATGGTGGGTATACCAACATGCCTGCTTATAGAATTTATATTCAATTATGTTATCATTCAGCTGCCTTTGCATCCCTGATCTTCGAGCCAATGATGACGCACACGGGCAAGGAAGAGGCATCCATGGATCAGATAATATCCCTTTCGGAGAAGGGAATGCGCTTTAAGGATGACGCATTTCAGGCGGAGGAAATGAGGAAAAAGATGCGTCTCACTTTGCCCTTCCTTGATCATTTAGGATTACTTGACGTGATGTAAATGAAAATAGTAATATTATTGTATTTATAGATTTTATACTggcttaaataaatttatatattaacatgtatgtatttgtatttaaatacaaaataaattcgatTACTTTCCCTGATATTGCTAACTTTTCTTAATTGTGTATGTACTTATGAATGACAATTCACAGGTGCTAATTGTAGGTATTTGTAAATGTGTAAAAACCATGAAAACGGGACAAAATCCGTAATATAAAGTTTTCTAATTGCTTTTGTTGATATTGACTTTGAAATTAGCTGCAGACGACGATAAGGGGAAATTCTTAGAATAACTATCAAGACAACCCACTAAATTAATTCACTTCCCTTTTACGATATTCGATAACAGATAATAAAAAATCTTAAGCTGTATTTCTCTTCCTTGgaaaatgtaaaacaaaatgaattaattattaatgGTTTCGATGaatcgaatatatatatattatatatatgtatatatattgttgCGAAATTTGGGTTACAAGGAATACTTAATAAGAAGTGCATTGCAAAAAACGTGAGCGTTCGACTAGACTCGAAATTGTTCAATTGTTGTTTGACCATGACGAAGCTAGTTGCCACGAGATACTTGCACTAAACTTATAATATATACTACACTTGGCTATAAAAGTGGCCGGACTGCGTCCGCAATGTCGCAGAAGCGCAAGCCCTGAGTTACGGATAGGATCATGACCGAGAAATCAACCCACAAAGTTCACCCAGCGCCAGTTTGGCTCACCTCGGAATATGTGCAGGATAAGTTGCGCACCTACTTCAAGGATAGCTCACTGAAGCTGGCGACGTGGGATACAAAGCCAGCCGTGGCCAATGGAGGAAACTACGGCAGCGTGATGACCCGCATCAATGTGGAGTACACTACTAAGGCATCGAAAGGGAAACAGTCCACCACATTCTTGGTCAAGACCACATTCGCTGACCGGGATCCAGCCGGCGATCTGCTCATCCACTATGGTGTCTACACCCGTGAGATGGATATATACGAGCACATCCTTCCCCAGCTGTTGGATATGGTCAGGAAGGAGCTCAAGGACCCCAGGAAGCTCTTTGCGGCCACC is part of the Drosophila sechellia strain sech25 chromosome 3R, ASM438219v1, whole genome shotgun sequence genome and encodes:
- the LOC6619692 gene encoding probable glutamine--tRNA ligase, with the protein product MAGDDLIAKFQVLGMSEQKAKETLKNANVTKNLQLALAAAGGATLSDGTGMLIYHIATKLKPQTADHLPLLVRYIVEHKLDNTQRIDAALEYLLKCGQSLNANIDVQALEKECGVGVVVTPEQIERTVQAKIKASYKEALLEQRYHFNSFKILQDVRGDLKWADAKSVKAVIDVEIFDLLGPKTEADLKPPTKANDKPKAAKPKAEVTPAAQTAEAASDGATTISELMKTKVHFHAPGENFKADGYVVTEHTERLLKEHLARTGGKVHTRFPPEPNGILHIGHAKAININFGYAAAHDGVCYLRYDDTNPEKEEEKFFLAIKEVVEWLGYKPFKITYSSDNFQQLYEWAVVLINKGLAYVCHQKAEELKGFNPKPSPWRERPIEESLRLFEDMKRGKIDEGAATLRMKVTLEEGKMDPVAYRIKFISHHRTGSDWCIYPTYDYTHCLCDSLEDITHSLCTKEFQSRRSSYYWLCNALGIYCPVQWEYGRLNMNYALVSKRKIAKLITEQIVHDWDDPRLFTLTALRRRGFPADAINNFCAQMGVTGAQIAVDPAMLEAAVRDVLNVTAPRRLVVLEPLKVTIKNFPHDAPAQLEVPDFPQNPQQGTHKITLDKVIYIEQGDFKLEPEKGYRRLAPKQSVGLRHAGLVISVDEIVKDPATGQVVELICTSQPAEQAEKPKAFVQWVSQPIQLEVRLYEQLFKHKNPEDPNEVPGGFLSDISEQSISVVVAFADRALNQAKVYDKFQFERIGFFSVDPDTSANHIVFNRTVGLKEDAGKK
- the LOC6619693 gene encoding serine/threonine-protein kinase RIO2 — its product is MGKLNVTVLRYLTKEDFRVLTAIEMGMKNHELVPGPLAAAIANLKSGGVHKLLKELCKHKLLAYERGKKYDGYRLTNTGYDYLALKSLTLRGSVSSFGNQIGIGKESNIYVVADEEGTPICLKLHRLGRTCFRNVKAKRDYHGRRHKASWLYLSRISATREFAYMSALYDRGFPVPKPIDFNRHCVLMDLVQGWPMTQVHELLDAPQVYDDLMNLIVRLGNSGVIHGDFNEFNLMVTDAGKPILIDFPQMMSTSHENAEFFFERDVNCVREMFRRKFGYESEDYPKFSDLVREDDLDAEVHCTGYGFTKEMEQDLLEEYGMVEQADEEDEGEDLEEEDEPPTLVTAAAVEIDECRRQVENEVIYSEAKPTQKSDDAVRRYIESCTQYLGNLSVGPEVPDQTMPKKLDMALPVKTPDVIPFEAGNPAGNTVEEDVKSISSNDLDTDEVPELVGLDPNSRMYRLKMVEQMLNDARSQRSYSTTTSTIAPSVITDRIRRNMDIKEKREQRKKCVAKGEASAVHRHRKENKDVVKEYAGWDF
- the LOC116801809 gene encoding uncharacterized protein LOC116801809, which translates into the protein MMTRIRVEYTTEESEVKQATKFLIKTIFAERNPVSHVFIRYGIYTREMDMYQRILPKIANLVKRDPRRISAGTVYVDKDTDSIIFEDLALEHCKVACRLQKLDLAHTHLVLEKLANFHAAGAALAERELGIFKDNYDRGFYNRHTRGYEPIMKNLLKTLSRSLNLDEQLRQRYQAKIDRLVDRIMVYGERSTTNNPGDFLTLNHGDLWTTNIMFQYDAKVHPINAAFIDFQFSVWNSPAVDLHYFFSTSIHDELRLNNQPELVQFYYYKLKDALKNVKYAGCIPNLFEFQQQFRARAFYAVFASLIFEPFMVYDGKEKVSLGHIISEGKGGMRL
- the LOC6619694 gene encoding uncharacterized protein LOC6619694, encoding MTRINLKYTTKDSKDTQNATFLLKTTFASKDPAANILAGYGVSIREMEMYQQILPHLARMVRGEMEDSRKMFAATVDVDRERDSILFEDLTLEDYKVACRLKKLDLEHTHLVLEKLAEFHAAAAVLAERKPGIFENNDDRGFFNKHFRGFQPIFRNLLQALSRSLELNLDLKNRYQRKIDRLVDTIMDYGDRSTSTNPGDFITLAHADLWTTNVMFQYDKQGHPINAVLIDFQFSVWNSPAIDLHYFFSTSIQDHLRWKHQPELVQFYYYRLVESLKKLKYSRRIPSLFEFQLQFRARSFYSVFCSLISEPCMLYTGTEEASIAQGLSTAASGVRFRDSVYHADHIREKMVLTLPFLDQQGLLDDM
- the LOC6619695 gene encoding LOW QUALITY PROTEIN: uncharacterized protein LOC6619695 (The sequence of the model RefSeq protein was modified relative to this genomic sequence to represent the inferred CDS: inserted 1 base in 1 codon; substituted 1 base at 1 genomic stop codon), with amino-acid sequence MPEKTTHKAPAWLTEEYVEKKLGVXFKNDTLNLKKLTIKRAIKIANGENYASVMNRINVEYTTKDSKDNQSATFLLKTTFADKDPAAHLLINXGIYTREIDMYEQILPRLADIVKNELHDSRKLFAATVGVDRERDSIMFEDLSLERYKVACRVKKLDLEHTYLVLEKLADFHAAGAALAQRQPGIFEKNYDRGFFNKHIRGYEPIMNNILKAVSRALELTPDLKERYQAKIDKLIDNVMDYGERSVTVAPGDFVTLAHGDIWTTNVMFQYDDEGHPVNAIFIDFQFSVWNSPAIDLHYFFSTSIHENIRLERQTELVQFYFNKLVEALGRVKYSGKVPSLFEFQQQFRAKGFYAVFASLIFEPTMVYNGKEGPSVELLFMTSDEKGVRIRDALYQTEENLKKLHLTLPFLDQLGLLDEM